In Porites lutea chromosome 9, jaPorLute2.1, whole genome shotgun sequence, a single window of DNA contains:
- the LOC140948970 gene encoding uncharacterized protein codes for MMAKWRLLVIMVLGRIVSTTTFKSSMLMVCLFGEPFPCKAGQIHWKPNSTSGDQYKCLECPYCFKGQEPSVPCGSSVPYKTPVDCVECQSGKTYSDADGKEQCKACRMCSGKAIKKNCTVSSNTECDDKCLPGYYKEPFIFGCHPCTDCCNDEKDEIAEECANSEKKCKVRATPCSRQSKRSNSSETVRLKGSTTLPTTYKKPITSDPTRLESKLEKHTSKVSPTLSGNNFVVDSQTKAARSHNQNTNGNDNVLLIVCTVCAAFATIGIIVLVAFKLCRRINADTVLARCNRNSNDDSAVDDIELCRPLTSASQEELNQDDVTLTELESNNQGVFDEMCSSLDNGRWRFRFRWDYERLAACYKGIPLEVRNALHSEHLTNRSPSKMLMNHLQTKYPNLPLRHFVWTLKEIGRNDLVEKLKPYVKKNVNSPPA; via the exons ATGATGGCGAAATGGCGCCTGCTAGTCATTATGGTTTTGGGCCGAATAGTGAGTACTACAACCTTCAAATCTTCCATGTTAATG GTATGTTTATTTGGAGAACCATTTCCGTGCAAGGCGGGACAGATCCACTGGAAACCCAACTCTACATCAGGAGACCAGTACAAATGTCTGGAGTGCCCTTATTGCTTTAAGGGACAAGAGCCTTCTGTCCCGTGCGGCAGTTCTGTTCCGTACAAAACTCCAGTTGACTGTGTAGAATGCCAAAGTGGTAAAACTTACTCAGACGCAGACGGCAAAGAACAGTGTAAAGCGTGTAGGATGTGTTCCGGGAAAGCCATAAAAAAGAACTGTACTGTTTCATCAAACACTGAATGTGATGATAAATGCTTGCCCGGATATTATAAGGAGCCATTTATCTTCGGATGCCATCCTTGCACAGACTGCTGTAACGATGAGAAAGATGAAATCGCAGAGGAATGTGCAAATTCGGAGAAGAAATGCAAAGTTCGCGCAACTCCTTGCAGCAGGCAATCAAAGCGGTCTAACAGTTCTGAAACAGTTCGACTAAAAGGATCTACAACCTTACCAACAACGTACAAGAAGCCCATAACGAGTGACCCAACTCGATTAGAATCAAAACTTGAGAAACATACCTCTAAGGTCTCACCAACCTTGTCAGGGAACAACTTCGTGGTAGATTCCCAAACCAAAGCGGCAAGGTCCCACAACCAGAACACTAATGGAAATGACAACGTACTGTTAATTGTTTGCACAGTGTGTGCAGCATTCGCCACCATAGGAATAATTGTTCTCGTTGCATTTAAGTTATGTCGGCGAATAAATGCGGATACCGTCCTGGCTCGCTGCAACAGAAATTCGAATGATGACAGTGCAGTGGACGACATTGAACTCTGCAGACCACTTACATCAGCATCACAAGAGGAGCTTAACCAAG ATGATGTGACTCTTACCGAGTTGGAGAGTAATAACCAGGGCGTATTTGACGAGATGTGCTCCAGCCTTGATAATGGAAGATGGCGGTTCAGGTTTAGGTGGGACTACGAACGGTTAGCTGCATGTTACAAGGGAATTCCACTAGAAGTACGCAATGCTTTGCACTCTGAGCATCTTACCAACAGAAGTCCTTCAAAAATGTTGATGAATCATCTCCAGACAAAATATCCTAACCTTCCATTGCGCCATTTTGTTTGGACACTGAAAGAGATTGGACGAAATGATCTTGTTGAAAAGTTAAAGCCATATGTTAAGAAAAATGTTAACAGCCCTCCCGCTTAG
- the LOC140948969 gene encoding uncharacterized protein, with amino-acid sequence MDPKECSVIDRHYLRLEQCLEPSKLLRYLKTVGVLDDDDVETLREKNKSREAQVATFVDIIKRRENGFRRLLQALLKSKVQAFLARELLQDDDYNEEEISAMLSELENDLDETQSLKLRLIEEEKRHRYTKKELEEIRRSSIVFSDSSSSGLFPDYDSNPSDESEAEVEREQPQGSHESFALMLTDNEDFEWEHEDGWRKFGSADGLDTLRRRKIQNGLFDEPLRKSSSLGRLNGKQQRSRLAERSNKKYLKQRKNSPVSLDKGNRDEKETKSLEEKVAVLQKQLQDEKRRRDISEREVAKLQLEKEDLCIELEDTREQLRESQLNLFFEDDDEEPELCFDQSADQNESLGFYGAETKDGTVLIDRRRQCSPSDNATTSTYRSSPCLDKLQVQTEHLSRGRLTASWKSLNAHYYELDEYDDEINVELDASNVLDTLRRLKIHTNALYNDALNERDELRYLKGIASRMQSR; translated from the exons ATGGACCCTAAAGAGTGCAGTGTAATAGATCGACATTACCTAAGACTGGAGCAATGTCTTGAGCCATCCAAACTATTACGCTACCTTAAAACCGTTGGTGTTCTTGACGATGACGATGTAGAGACGCTTCGAGAAAAGAACAAGTCAAGAGAAGCACAAGTGGCGACATTTGTAGATATTataaagagaagagaaaacggATTTAGGCGGTTACTACAAGCTTTGCTGAAGTCCAAAGTGCAGGCTTTCTTGGCACGAGAGCTGCTTCAAGATGATGACTACAACGAAGAAG AAATTAGCGCCATGTTATCAGAGCTAGAGAACGACCTTGACGAAACACAGTCCTTGAAACTGAGGCTCATTGAAGAGGAGAAACGCCACAGGTATACCAAAAAGGAACTGGAAGAAATCAGGCGAAGTTCTATAGTGTTCAGCGACTCCAGCAGCTCGGGACTTTTTCCCGATTATGACTCGAATCCAAGtgatgaaagcgaggctgaggTAGAGAGGGAACAACCACAAGGAAGTCATGAGAGTTTTGCGCTAATGCTCACAGATAATGAAGACTTCGAATGGGAACATGAAGATGGTTGGCGGAAGTTTGGAAGCGCTGATGGCCTGGATACTTTGCGTCGCAGAAAGATTCAAAATGGGTTATTTGATGAGCCCCTAAGGAAGAGCTCTTCTCTCGGAAGACTGAATGGAAAACAGCAAAGGTCTAGATTGGCGGAGCGGAGCAATAAAAAATACCTAAAACAAAGGAAGAATTCTCCTGTCTCACTAGACAAAGGAAACAGGGACGAAAAAGAGACAAAATCACTTGAAGAAAAGGTGGCTGTTCTACAGAAGCAGCTTCAAGATGAAAAGAGAAGACGCGACATTTCCGAGCGTGAAGTTGCTAAACTTCAGTTAGAGAAAGAAGACCTGTGTATAGAACTAGAGGATACACGAGAGCAATTGAGGGAAAGTCAATTAAATTTGTTctttgaagatgatgatgaggagCCGGAACTATGCTTTGACCAAAGCGCCGACCAAAATGAGTCTTTAGGATTTTATGGCGCGGAAACGAAAGATGGCACCGTATTAATTGATAGGAGAAGACAATGTTCACCGAGTGATAATGCAACGACCTCCACATATCGAAGCTCACCCTGCTTAGACAAGCTTCAGGTCCAAACCGAGCACTTGAGTAGAGGACGGCTGACCGCAAGCTGGAAAAGTCTGAATGCTCATTACTATGAGCTCGACGAATATGACGACGAAATTAACGTTGAACTGGACGCTAGTAACGTACTAGACACTCTGCGCAGACTAAAAATCCATACCAACGCTTTGTACAATGATGCATTAAACGAAAGAGATGAACTACGGTACCTAAAAGGAATTGCTTCTAGAATGCAATCAAGATGA